attatgaccatttgaatgtatttcagctgctattactcatttttagcattgttataataaattcaattaattgttaaaCCGTGTCTGCATTGCTTCTATATATTCtttgaagtcatccaatctcaaagaattccaaggtgtatatgagttatgtaatagggTAAGTGAtccattattgctgcattggtagtgatcataataatttggaatataccataatttagctgtttgacaatttattattaaacaccaaaattaaaggtattattaataagattgatttaatgagactgatttaacgagactgatttactgatttaatgagattgatcacttaagacccaTTGTACCTacactggacacgcgcttctagcactgtaatcttctccatcagagagctaactaatctgcacttatcacaaataaagctaataaagctatcgctagcgacggaggaagaatgactaaacatcctgcactcagcacactgaacaggctgaaggtgtgccatgatgaaaagattcacgtaccttaatcgaagatctgtttatattaaagcagatccgatgtggatggcctccacttgtggtctttacacaggaggagagaaaaagaaagcttctggtctctGCGTTGTTCcgataaaagagagagagaaaggaaaaaaaaacagaaaaaggaaagcgaaagtgaaaagtacaaaaaggaaagcgacagtacaataaaaatgaagaggatactggaaaattatttgtagaaaaaagtttaaaaaggattagtaattaacgccagcacttgcgggaaaaaaggactcggcgcaaacaactcaggaaccaggaagtgcgtagccaaccaggaagtcagctgggataggctccagcttgtctgtgaccctgtagaacaggataaagtggctagagataatgagatgagataataaagaaTCTCTAGGaatacaatagggccttgcaccccTGGTGCAGCAGCCTCTGGTAGACCCCAGAGGCCTTGCACCTCTGTTGCTTGGgtactaataataaaaagaatctGTTCGAAAACCATAGGGCCTTGCCCTTCCTATGCAGTGGCCTCTTGTGGACACTAGAGGCCTTCCACCTCTGGTGTTCAGACCCAACTAAAGAATGTCTCAGAAAATAATAGGGCCTTGTATCTCCAATGCAGTGGCCTCTGGTGGACACCAGAGACCTTTCACTTCTGTCCTTGGGCCCAAATAATCATAAAAATCTGtctgaaaacaatagggccttgcacctcctGTGCAGTGGCCTCTGGTGAACACCAGAGGCCTTGCATCtccagtgctcaggccctaaaaaTAAAGATTCTGTAGAAAAAAAACATTAGAGCCTTGCACCTCCAATGCAGCAGCCTCTGGTCACACCAGAGGCCTTGCACCTCCAGTGCTCAGCCCTTCATAAAGAATCTGTCTGAAAACAATTGAGCCTTGCATCTCTGGTGCTCAGGCCCTCATAATAAAGAATATGTGCCAAAAAAATAGGGCCTTACACCTCTGGTGCTCGGACCGTAATAAAGAATCTATACAGAAACAACAAGGCCTTTAACCTCTGGAGCAGCCACCTCTGGTGGACACCAGAGGCCTTGCACCTGTGGTGCTCGGCCCTAATAATAAAGAATCTGTACATAAACAATCGGATCTTGCACTTGCGGTGCTtggactttaataataataataataataataataataataataatattttcccaatgagttggaaaattatccatccattgagctccgacatctcaaactacctggtgctacagacatcattctacatggacaaacagatgaaaacctgggaagagcatggaggcatacaactttttatatgtggctaggttaaagatcggggatcaagacactacaaggtaaatcctgtattgtttattcCTTTGTTAAGTAGGCATATTTGGGCTCTTTGTATGcatctttgtgatggttgctaggatgttACAAATTTTAGTAtcagatgtaaacaaaccacagccactcaattttcaatcctccctgctcttctcttttaggtaaatcattcacaaagatccacagaaacacctttaaagatttgggtattggtgaaacaggGCAGATAAATTATCACAGTTCACTGTGCTTGCATGGCCAAGGAAGCAGTTTTGTGCCATTAActcgtgagctctgcttttgtgtttaccTGTATCATCTCAACTATCTTAtctctctagttcagtgtaggagcccaatctatATCCTTGTAAACATtgctaggacatcctgataaataaattgaaaacatgcgtattagtttacaatatggcgaccatgatcaaacagtaaacaaaaacccatctgaggacttaagcatcccctgaacttcaaaacatcacgaaataatGAAAAATGGCAAGAAAAGTGATATGCtaatccaaatgaaataaatcagaggaatttacaaacctttcatgaagtgatcactgcaaactcgagcgttcttcTACTCGGCTCTCTTCCATCGCAgtgaggttcaagagccaccattCTCTTCTTTCTGgggaacctggaagaaactttcatcagtttcacagtttgatattttggtaaaatcctttgctctttcatccTTTATTACTTTAcagggaacccggaagaaacttttattagTGTAACAGTTTGATCAATTTGAACAGCACAAAACAATGCAAGTGTCTAGTATTTTAACAACTAACAAGGCACCCCAGTGATGAgaatgctttgtgaacagtgagcttagctgaccaccacttcatgtcttgcatatctaatgaggtgaaTGTGATTGTCGGATGCAACCTCTCTATATTTGTTTTCAAGTGTGGCAAATGGCTCAAAAATTATTGAATGCACataaaaattataataaaaacaTTCCCAAAACAATCGGATTTTAGCACCTCCAGTGTTCTGGCCCTAATAATAAAAACATTCCAAAACCAATAGGGCTTTAGCACCTCTGGTGCAGGCCCTCAGCCTGCATTTATGGTGCTTGgaccctataataataataatagaaaaacaCTCCAGAAACTATAGGGTTTAGCAGGTTCAGTGTATGCACTGAACCTGCTAAACAGTGTTCAGAACCTGCAATGTTCAGGCTCTTGGTATGCACCTCTGGCACATGGGCCCTGATAATAATGTATATAGCCACAAGAAACAATGATGGGCCGTTGCACCCCTAGTGCTATCAGCAGATGAACAAAACATGACAATTAAGAGTTTGTTTTTGAGGAAGCATGCAAAATGCCTCCCATCATCAGTGAATTAACAACATGGCTAATGTGTTCTAACCACATAAACCAACACTTGTCTGGAGTGGGGTTCAACTTCCTGTGGTGCACTTGCTTATAAAACTGGCTAAATTATTATGTACAGTTTGTATCATTTCCCAGCTACATCATACATACCTTTGAGGCATACATGCTCAAATCATTTACTTAGGTTTTGGCAAACAAACACAGATATTACTGTTAAATTCATGTTTGTGTTCATCTTTAGACAATATAAAACATTAGTGTCATGATTCTGAATAAAATTACAAGAAAATGGAGACTTTAACATATATATCTCATTATGCTCAAGAActgcatacaaccccaattccaaaaaagttgggacaaagtacaaattgtaaataaaaacggaatgcaatgatgtggaagtttcaaaattccatattttatttagaatagaacacagatgacatatcaaatgtttaaactgagaaaatatatcatttaaagagaaaaattagatgattttaaatttcatgacaacaccacatctcaaaaaagttgggacaaggccatgtttaccactgtgagacatccccttttctctttacaacagcctgtaaacgtctggggactgaggagacaagttgctcaagttaagggataggaatgttaacccattcttgtctaatgtagaattctagttgctcaactgtcttaggtcttttttgtcgtatcttccattttatgatgcgccaaatgttttctatgggtgaaagatctggactgcaggctggccagttcagtacccggacccttcttctacgcagccatgatgctgtaattgatgcagtatgaggtttggcattgtcatgttggaaaatgcaaggtcttccctgaaagagatgtcatctggatgggagcatatgttgctctagaacctggatatacctttcagcattgatggtgtctttccagatgtgcaagctgcccatgccacatgcactaatgcaaccccataccatcagagatgcaggcttctgaactgagtgctgataacaacttgggtcatccttctcgtctttagtccgaatgacacggcgtccttgatttccataaagaacttcaaattttgattcgtctgaccacagaacagttttccactttgccacagtccattttaaatgagtcttggcccagagaggacatctgcgcttctggatcatgtttagagatggcttcttctttgaactatagagttttagctggcaacgacagatggcacagtgaattgtgttcacatgttctctggaaatattcctgagcccattttgtgatttccaatacagaagcatgcctatatgtgatgcagtgccgtctaaggggcccgaagatcacaggcacccagtatggttttccggccttgacccttacgcacagagattcttccagattctctgaatcttttgatgatatgtagattatgatatgttcaaactctttgcaattttacactgtcgaactcctttctgatattgctccactatttgtcggcgcagaattagggggattggtgatcttcttcccatctttacttctgagagccggtgccactccaagatgctctttttatacccagtcatgttaatgacctattgccaattgacctaatgagttgcaatttggtcctccagctgttccttttttgtacctttaacttttccagcctcttattgcccctgtcccaacttttttgagatgtgttgctgtcatgaaatttcaaatgagccaatatttggcatgaaatttcaaaatgtctcactttcgacatttgatatgttgtctatgttctattgtgaatacaatatcagtttttgagatttgtaaattattgcattccgtttttatttacaatttgtactttgtcacaacttttttggaatcggggttgtatgtttttttttaatcttgatttaattttttttttttacatgataacTTTCAATTTGAACAGGGgagcagagataatgagatgagaatgatgtaTAGTAGTTTATGTTTTAAAAACGGGAAGCAGCATCAAGGGCTGTAACACTTCAAAGGTTTTGTGGCCCCTGAGAAAAAATATGAGAGTgaataagatatatatatatatatatatatatatatatatatatatatatatatatatatatataatatgttttAATAATATGCACAAAGATGCTCTCCTATAACTTGTTCAGTCAGTGAACTTACAAATTTTGATGGATAATTTTTAATAACAATACACCCTTACATGAAGTTGAGGGTAGTTTCTACAGAGAAAAAGGGTCGTAGATGAAGATCAGATAGTGTACTTTTGAAGCATAGTTGCAGCATTTCATAAAATTGTCTGGAAACAGCATTAACACTCAGAACATATACATCAATAAACTCAATATTAATCTGGACAGAAAGCAAAATGTCTGATTTGTTCAGTTGGCATAGGAATGCTCACAAGCTAATCCTGATGCTTGCATGTTAATCCTGGTAATCTGTATCTCACTCTAACATACACAAAGCAGGTAATAGGGTGACAGATGCAGCTATGGTTTAAACCTTACTGCTATTTCAGGGTTGAAGTTTCACTTTCGATTCTGTGACTTGCAGAGCAAGTCATATttgcataactttgcagagtgcaGAACCATTTCCAGCAGCAGATAGAAAACACCTTATAGAACAAATGTCACAAGGTATGGAAATAAATATGGACAAAGATTAAGTTAAGCTGTATTGGCTGTTATAGAGAATGGTGATTTAACTTGTATTAAGATCCACTTGTATATTGATATTAAtatctttgattttttttctggaaTAAAAAACTATCAAAAGAAAAAATTCATAGCAGCAGCCCACAGcttactgttgagcaactgaaacaaaTAGAGCAGAAGAGACATGAAGCTATGAAGAGGCTTGCTGCTCGCAGTGATCCCATGCTCATTGGAGAGAGCTGGCGCAACCACATTGGAAATGAATTTGCCAAACCTTACTTCACTGAGGTATTTAACAGAATGCACTCAACAGACACTTCACGTTAAAAAGCCATGAGCCATTGTACTCTTATGAGTCACAGTGTCAAAGCTTTTATATGTAGTGGCTTCTCTTCTTTAGCTGATGTCTTTTATTGCTGAAGAAAGGAAACATTTCACCGTCTATCCAAGAAAAGAGCAGGTCTTCTTTTGGACACACGTGTGTGCATTTGAGGCTGTaagttttttaattaataatattttttaaaaggTGCATATTAGTTCATCAGGTTGTTAAATTGTTTTGCCCTGGTATTAAGGTGAAAGTGGTCATCCTTGGCCAAGATCCTTATCCCAGAAAAGGTCAGGCTCATGGTCTGTGCTTCAGTGTACTGAGGCCTTCACCACCACCTCCAAGGTATACATTTTACACACAAAATAGCAAATGATTCACTGACAGACAATATTTTTGGAGGTAAGTTAATTTAGAGCACATTCTTTCAACCCTTGAAGTCTAACTTTTCACAACATTGGTTATATTCTACCAGTATTCTGTCCTTTCCATGAGTTTCTTGTTAATGTATTAACCAACTGAATAATGTTCAAATCTGTGTTCCCTATTTATTATCCATTTGTTTCAGTTTGGAAAATATATTCACTGAACTTGCAATAGATATCAAGGATTTCCAACACCCTGGCCATGGGGACCTGACAGGATGGGCTAAACAAGGTGAATGACTTTACATTCTGTCACTTACATCCATAACAGTATGACGCAAACAAATACTTCACCTCTAAATTAGCTTCCTCCACAATACAGTTAAATCTACTATTAATGTAAATTAAAACTGTAATAACTAAGTATTAAATAATTTAATTGGACTACTATAAAAGTTTTTACTGTTCATGCTCTTGTTCAGACTTGGCTGGGGCGgggatatataataataataatacaagtcagtagaattaaaacatgccattttccagTGCCAAACTAAAAACATCAAAACCTTTCCTAAACCTCAGTGTAAAATATGTTGCAACTCTATAAAAGCCTAATTTTTCTCCTGCTGTCAGGTGTTCTGCTTCTGAACTCTGTCCTGACCGTGAGAAACAGAGAACCAACATCCCACCAGGGCTGGGGATGGGAGGAGTTCACTGATGCTGTGGTTCAGAGCCTAAGCAGGAGTTTAAAAGGTCTGGTCTTCCTGCTGTGGGGATCATATGCTCAGAGGAAAGGCAAATTCATTGATAGAGTAAGTTTAGAGAACCAGATTATTAAAACAGTCCCCATGTTTTCCAACTTCTACAATTCAATTTACAATAACTCTTGATGTAGAGTCTACCAAGTTATCTAGAATTCACACTAGAAATGACATTATATGActtttttattgttgttatttttagGCTTCTCATCCCCAGTAACGGACtgatcatttaattaaaaaaaaaaaaaaacagttgccatTTAGTAACTTTGGGCGATATTTTGAGTTGGTCACTTAAGtccaagagttacatcaatatttATGTGGGGAAAGTTACTCATACTAAGAATCATACAGAGCCCCGGAAGGGACATGAAGAAACAAAAGAGGTATCTTTGAGAAATCTTGCAAAACTTTTTCCATTTAAATCAATCAATGTACTTCCAGGTCAGTTCGGCTCCATCAAATCTATGATGGAAAGCACAATAATGGAGTGCACACACACCATTGGAAGAAGTTCACAGAATTTTAAGATTGGCATCAAATATAAAGGCATTAAATCTATTTTGaagatgtgttttttcttgtgtgttttcacagcattCGAGCAGAATGTTAACGCCAGTGTTAACACTGCCGCTCAGTGGGGATAACCACATTGATTTCCGCATATAAGAGACATATGCAGAGAGATGATGTGATCGTCACACATATACCATAAATACCGATAATTCAGCGCAAATTTGAGTATACTCCGACTTGTGCTGGTAAAACAAGCATGCAGTTTGAACGGCATGAAAACATACAAAATTGAGGCCAATCTCAAAATTCTATGAACCTCTCACACTGGTGTATGTGCTCCATTATCGTTGTTTCCATCATTGTTTCCATGTAGCCGAACTGACCCAGAAGTGCACTGACCtaaatgaaaacttttttttttttaatctcttgtggTGGTTTTGCGAGAGTATTCATTCCTGaatgaaacatccatccattatccataaccggttatcctgtgcagggttgcaggcaagctagagcctatcccagctaactatgggcgaagggcggggtacaccctggacaagttgctagatcatcacagggctgacacacagagacaaacaacaattcacacctatggtcaatttagagccaccaattagcctaacctacatgtctttgggggaaaccggagcctcccgaggaaacccacacagacatggggagaacatgcaaactccatacagaaaggccccccatcagccactgggctcaaacccagaacgttcctgctgtgaggcgacagtgctatccactacaccactgtgcagcccTCGGAAAAAAACATATTTCCTTTAACATTTTTAAATAAAGCTATTGATTTTATGCAAATATAATATACTAAATGAACACCTCAGTTCTATCACTTGCAATAAC
Above is a window of Neoarius graeffei isolate fNeoGra1 chromosome 28, fNeoGra1.pri, whole genome shotgun sequence DNA encoding:
- the ungb gene encoding uracil-DNA glycosylase isoform X2; this translates as MSQEKIHSSSPQLTVEQLKQIEQKRHEAMKRLAARSDPMLIGESWRNHIGNEFAKPYFTELMSFIAEERKHFTVYPRKEQVFFWTHVCAFEAVKVVILGQDPYPRKGQAHGLCFSVLRPSPPPPSLENIFTELAIDIKDFQHPGHGDLTGWAKQGVLLLNSVLTVRNREPTSHQGWGWEEFTDAVVQSLSRSLKGLVFLLWGSYAQRKGKFIDRSQHHVLETSHPSPYSAHMGFFGCRHFSKTNILLQASGKTPVDWNAL
- the ungb gene encoding uracil-DNA glycosylase isoform X1, which translates into the protein MSQEKIHSSSPQLTVEQLKQIEQKRHEAMKRLAARSDPMLIGESWRNHIGNEFAKPYFTELMSFIAEERKHFTVYPRKEQVFFWTHVCAFEAVKVVILGQDPYPRKGQAHGLCFSVLRPSPPPPSLENIFTELAIDIKDFQHPGHGDLTGWAKQGVLLLNSVLTVRNREPTSHQGWGWEEFTDAVVQSLSRSLKGLVFLLWGSYAQRKGKFIDRRSFDQTLTLKKKNSHSTMSLRQAIPHHTLLIWAFLDADTSQRPTSYFKHLERHQLIGMHCDQSTF